The following proteins come from a genomic window of Anopheles ziemanni chromosome 3, idAnoZiCoDA_A2_x.2, whole genome shotgun sequence:
- the LOC131288065 gene encoding farnesol dehydrogenase, which yields MEKWVGKVALVTGASSGIGQDVALALANAGMVVVGIARRAELVALLSTQVTGSGKIYAKKCDVGSESEIMESLQWIRREFGGVDVLINNAGIFRYNFITQSETTDFRDTFNVNVLATCIFVREVIKDMKERESKGHIVLLNSLLGKRVPDVSVPVFGVYPASKYALVGLAEVLRQELNFFKLPIKLTSIHPGMVQTDMIKVFESQLAERLPKLQVKDITSSIIHCLETPPHVRIDEITLMPAM from the exons ATGGAAAAGTGGGTAGGAAAGGTAGCCCTAGTGACCGGCGCAAGTTCCGGCATTGGACAGGATGTGGCTCTCGCGCTGGCCAACGCCGGCATGGTGGTCGTCGGTATAGCCCGCCGTGCCGAACTGGTAGCGCTTCTCTCGACCCAGGTGACGGGCTCGGGTAAAATCTACGCCAAAAAGTGCGACGTTGGCAGCGAGTCGGAGATCATGGAGAGTTTGCAGTGGATTCGTCGCGAGTTCGGTGGAGTCGATGTGTTGATAAATAATGCGGGCATTTTTCGGTACAATTTTATCACCc AGAGTGAAACGACCGATTTTAGGGATACTTTCAACGTGAACGTACTGGCCACCTGTATCTTCGTGCGGGAAGTGATCAAAGACATGAAGGAACGGGAGTCAAAGGGCCATATCGTGCTGCTGAACAGTCTGCTGGGAAAGCGCGTTCCAGACGTTTCTGTGCCGGTGTTCGGGGTTTATCCCGCTTCCAAATACGCCTTGGTCGGGCTGGCGGAAGTACTTCGTCAAGAGTTGAACTTTTTCAAGCTACCTATAAAACTAACG AGCATCCACCCGGGAATGGTCCAAACCGATATGATCAAAGTGTTCGAATCGCAATTGGCCGAACGGCTGCCCAAGCTACAAGTGAAGGATATTACCTCGAGCATCATACATTGCCTCGAGACTCCACCACATGTGCGC ATTGACGAAATCACATTAATGCCTGCCATGTAA